A part of Marinobacter psychrophilus genomic DNA contains:
- a CDS encoding D-amino acid dehydrogenase produces MHVVVLGAGVVGVTSAWFLQRQGYQVTVIDRQPAAGLETSYANGGQISVCHAEPWANPSTPLKVLKWLHRNDAPLLFRPRLDAAQWRWALAFLGQCTSARAADNLRQMVNLGLYSRSKLQELRVELGLEYDHLTRGILHFYTSQKEFDSALEPARQMRELGCDRQVVSAARAIELEPALAPLKQRLAGGTYTEEDESGDARKFTQALAERCKQAGVVFKYNTEVVGFERGIGRIDAVETLSQGHHHNLRADAWVLSLGSFSAPLARQLGLALNIYPAKGYSITVPVKNPEAAFNVSLTDDEYKLVYSRLGDRMRIAGTAEFSGYSRRLNVTRCQAVLRRVAAVMPEAGHWDQAEYWSGLRPTTPSSVPYVGKSVISNLFLNTGHGTLGWTHACGSAAALADIIAGRPPQLDFRFSGVSVT; encoded by the coding sequence ATGCATGTAGTGGTTTTAGGCGCGGGTGTGGTTGGCGTTACCAGTGCCTGGTTTTTACAGCGTCAGGGTTACCAGGTCACAGTGATAGATCGTCAGCCAGCAGCCGGGCTTGAAACCAGTTACGCCAACGGCGGCCAGATTTCAGTGTGCCATGCCGAGCCTTGGGCCAACCCATCGACGCCGCTGAAGGTTCTGAAATGGCTGCATCGTAATGACGCGCCGCTGCTGTTCCGGCCACGTTTGGATGCTGCCCAGTGGCGCTGGGCACTGGCGTTTTTGGGCCAATGCACCTCTGCACGGGCGGCTGACAATCTGCGTCAGATGGTCAATTTGGGCCTTTATAGTCGCAGCAAATTACAGGAACTGCGGGTCGAACTGGGTTTAGAGTACGACCATCTAACCCGTGGAATTTTGCACTTCTACACCAGCCAGAAAGAATTCGATAGCGCCCTGGAACCGGCGCGGCAGATGCGCGAGCTGGGGTGTGACAGGCAAGTGGTGAGTGCTGCGCGGGCGATCGAACTGGAGCCCGCTTTAGCGCCCTTGAAGCAGCGCCTCGCAGGCGGCACCTACACCGAGGAAGACGAATCCGGTGATGCTCGTAAATTTACCCAGGCTCTGGCAGAGCGCTGTAAACAAGCGGGTGTGGTGTTCAAATACAACACTGAAGTAGTTGGGTTTGAGCGTGGTATCGGGCGTATAGATGCGGTGGAAACCCTGTCCCAAGGCCATCACCATAATTTGCGCGCAGACGCTTGGGTTCTAAGTTTGGGTAGCTTTAGCGCGCCACTGGCGCGGCAATTGGGACTGGCTTTGAATATTTATCCAGCCAAGGGCTATTCCATCACCGTGCCGGTGAAAAATCCTGAGGCCGCATTCAATGTCAGCCTGACCGACGATGAGTACAAGCTGGTTTACTCACGTTTGGGTGATCGTATGCGGATTGCGGGCACGGCAGAGTTCAGCGGCTATTCCAGACGCCTGAATGTTACCCGTTGCCAAGCTGTGTTGCGCCGGGTGGCGGCTGTTATGCCCGAAGCGGGTCACTGGGATCAGGCTGAATACTGGAGCGGGTTGCGGCCAACGACGCCATCCAGCGTGCCCTACGTGGGTAAGAGCGTTATTAGCAATCTGTTTTTGAATACCGGTCACGGTACTTTGGGCTGGACCCATGCATGCGGGTCAGCGGCCGCGCTGGCGGATATTATCGCCGGGCGGCCGCCGCAGCTGGATTTTCGCTTCAGTGGTGTTTCAGTGACGTAA